A window of the Chondrinema litorale genome harbors these coding sequences:
- a CDS encoding xanthine dehydrogenase family protein molybdopterin-binding subunit, whose product MENTKISRRRFVQLGTIAGSFLAVGCIPTSDGKEIVQNLNGNTGYSLNQFIKIGSDGVVTLFTHRPEMGQGTYQSMPMILAEELETDINALKIEMSEANRDLYGSQMVVGSRSVASEYAVLRKMGAAAREMLMSAAAKVWDVSPNDCYAENSMIKLKNADKSLTYGELVEEASKLEAPQNPTLKDPKDFKVIGQPIQRQDIPMKTNGSAIFGLDMKVDGMLHASIERSPVFLGKVVSFNKDEVMKIAGVKDVLKTQRNVWGHEREGVAVIADSYWAALKGRKALKVEWDNQDLEQHNSQGIFDKYEEDALKDGDMLHAVGDAENTFKEGGEIIEAVYQTPYQSHVPMEPMNAIVSVEENKATYWGATQNPNGVRSQLQNQLGIAPENIEVNYTFMGGGFGRRSMTDMVEEAADLSKKMKAPVKVTWTREDDQTQGPFRACSINALKAKLDDDGNILALEHKIVAQEIRNQTGDNMKAGGQLMGGVNTDYEIPNFSVKGVLEKSYIPITYWRAVYHSTNPLAHESFIDELAYKAGKDPLEFRLAMVKNHPKFSSTLKLVAEKSGWYNKPIGDTAKGVAICERSGGYFAMVVEVKLEDNQVKPVKVTTAIDLGICINPDTVKAQTEGSIVMGLTAAFAGLTIKDGAIAEQNFDTYPLLRYHECPEVETYIIESTDIPAGAGETGLPTVAPAFTNAVFALTGKRIRKLPISKEDLIAG is encoded by the coding sequence GTGGAAAATACTAAGATAAGCCGAAGAAGATTTGTTCAACTCGGAACTATAGCAGGAAGTTTTCTGGCTGTAGGTTGCATTCCCACCTCAGACGGAAAAGAGATTGTACAAAACTTAAATGGAAATACAGGATACAGTTTAAACCAATTTATTAAAATTGGCTCAGATGGAGTGGTTACCCTTTTTACACATCGCCCAGAAATGGGGCAAGGTACTTACCAGTCTATGCCGATGATTTTGGCTGAAGAATTAGAAACGGATATCAATGCGTTGAAGATCGAAATGTCGGAAGCTAATCGCGATTTATATGGTAGCCAAATGGTAGTTGGTAGTCGAAGTGTAGCATCAGAATATGCAGTTTTAAGAAAAATGGGAGCTGCTGCCAGAGAAATGCTAATGAGTGCTGCGGCTAAAGTTTGGGATGTTTCTCCCAATGATTGCTATGCGGAAAATAGCATGATAAAGCTAAAAAATGCCGACAAGTCTTTGACTTATGGAGAATTAGTTGAAGAAGCGAGCAAATTAGAAGCACCTCAAAATCCGACATTAAAAGATCCCAAAGATTTTAAAGTAATTGGGCAACCTATTCAGCGCCAAGATATACCGATGAAAACCAATGGATCTGCCATTTTTGGATTGGATATGAAGGTAGATGGAATGCTCCACGCAAGTATTGAACGTTCACCTGTGTTTTTGGGCAAAGTAGTTTCTTTTAATAAAGATGAAGTGATGAAAATTGCGGGAGTAAAAGATGTGCTTAAAACGCAAAGAAATGTTTGGGGGCATGAGCGAGAAGGAGTAGCCGTAATTGCCGATTCTTACTGGGCAGCACTAAAAGGTAGAAAAGCTTTAAAAGTTGAGTGGGATAACCAAGATTTAGAACAACATAATTCGCAGGGCATTTTTGACAAATACGAAGAAGATGCACTAAAAGACGGTGATATGTTGCATGCAGTGGGTGATGCAGAAAATACTTTTAAAGAGGGTGGAGAAATTATTGAAGCAGTTTATCAGACACCTTACCAGAGCCATGTGCCTATGGAACCGATGAATGCCATTGTTTCTGTGGAAGAGAATAAAGCTACTTATTGGGGAGCAACACAGAATCCAAATGGTGTGAGGTCGCAATTGCAAAATCAATTGGGAATAGCCCCAGAAAACATTGAGGTGAATTATACTTTTATGGGCGGAGGTTTTGGCAGAAGAAGTATGACTGATATGGTGGAAGAGGCTGCTGACCTTTCTAAAAAGATGAAAGCTCCTGTAAAAGTAACTTGGACGCGTGAAGACGACCAAACACAAGGGCCATTTAGAGCTTGTTCGATCAATGCTTTAAAAGCTAAGTTAGATGATGATGGAAATATTCTAGCTTTAGAACATAAGATTGTTGCGCAAGAAATTAGAAACCAGACTGGCGATAACATGAAAGCCGGTGGGCAGTTAATGGGTGGAGTAAATACAGATTATGAAATTCCGAATTTTTCTGTGAAAGGTGTACTAGAAAAATCTTACATACCGATTACTTATTGGCGTGCGGTTTACCACTCTACCAACCCATTGGCGCATGAGTCTTTTATAGACGAGCTGGCTTACAAAGCGGGCAAAGACCCATTGGAATTTAGGTTGGCTATGGTTAAGAACCATCCAAAATTTTCATCGACCTTAAAGTTAGTAGCAGAGAAATCTGGCTGGTACAACAAACCAATTGGAGATACAGCCAAAGGTGTTGCCATTTGCGAGCGTTCAGGTGGATATTTTGCTATGGTGGTTGAAGTAAAACTGGAAGATAATCAGGTAAAACCTGTTAAAGTAACTACAGCCATCGACTTGGGAATTTGCATCAATCCGGATACGGTTAAAGCCCAAACTGAAGGTTCAATTGTAATGGGTTTAACTGCTGCTTTTGCCGGATTAACCATTAAAGATGGCGCTATTGCCGAGCAAAATTTCGATACTTATCCATTGTTGAGGTATCACGAATGCCCTGAGGTAGAAACCTATATTATTGAGAGTACAGATATTCCGGCAGGTGCTGGCGAAACAGGATTGCCTACTGTGGCTCCTGCATTTACCAATGCAGTATTTGCACTCACAGGCAAAAGAATTAGAAAACTCCCGATCAGTAAAGAAGATTTAATTGCTGGTTAA
- a CDS encoding TlpA family protein disulfide reductase — protein MKKDIAIFLLVCFSTLLFANFQLSITESPEKKRFKLRVHTPDASDEEVSIYSANSIDYSDSIIHKTTYDSLGNAVLELDLHKPALVYLDVDKGSGHPIYIEPNYDMEVLVYREQSRWKYFYTGKGSAVNNYLEEIRFLQDVLEGSVENYIMSLDPPDFVERVEEMRTEFSNFHQAYIDSVKLSAEQKATLEKKNQLMLISLKERYIDFYETGSSSDKDKTKWGKLNDSFYDFPLVASYFDNELLRDDYIDQIDDYADQYVLKPLYDSLPKISATQINDTLAVGEVLPFLIADAIKQRDYPEKIKELMLAQNTLEVLDNGISHISDSLLNNFEKLYPKSEFLYYIHKQIKKVQPLTVGNIAPNITGITFGGEHFSLDQLKGKVVYVDVWATWCGPCKTEMPFAEKLQDEFKGNDEVVFLNVSVDAKKEKWDEMLKEKPIGGVNIIIPTDDLSAFLKTYSVSGIPRYILIDQEGKLIDANALRPSTGKVKAEIEKLL, from the coding sequence ATGAAAAAAGATATTGCAATTTTTCTTCTTGTTTGCTTTAGTACCCTACTTTTTGCAAACTTTCAATTAAGTATTACAGAGTCTCCAGAAAAAAAGAGGTTCAAACTTAGAGTACATACTCCCGATGCTTCTGACGAAGAGGTTTCGATATACTCGGCAAACAGTATCGACTATTCAGATTCGATTATTCATAAAACTACATATGATTCATTGGGCAATGCAGTTTTAGAACTTGATTTACATAAACCGGCATTGGTTTACCTAGATGTCGATAAGGGAAGTGGACATCCAATCTATATCGAACCTAATTATGATATGGAAGTTCTTGTGTATCGTGAGCAAAGCAGGTGGAAGTATTTCTATACAGGCAAAGGCTCAGCAGTCAACAACTATTTAGAGGAAATCAGATTCCTTCAAGATGTTCTGGAAGGTTCTGTAGAAAACTACATAATGAGTTTAGATCCACCAGATTTTGTTGAAAGAGTAGAAGAAATGCGGACTGAGTTCTCTAACTTTCATCAGGCTTATATCGATTCTGTAAAGCTTTCGGCAGAGCAAAAAGCTACCTTAGAGAAGAAAAATCAATTGATGCTGATCTCTTTAAAAGAGAGATATATCGACTTTTATGAAACAGGTTCTTCTTCTGATAAAGACAAAACTAAATGGGGTAAACTAAACGATTCTTTCTATGATTTCCCCTTAGTTGCATCTTATTTTGATAATGAACTTTTAAGAGATGACTACATCGATCAAATAGATGATTACGCTGACCAATATGTGCTAAAACCACTTTACGATAGTTTGCCTAAAATAAGTGCTACACAAATAAATGATACTTTGGCTGTTGGTGAGGTGTTGCCTTTTCTTATTGCTGATGCCATTAAGCAAAGAGATTATCCTGAAAAGATTAAGGAGTTGATGTTGGCACAAAATACATTAGAGGTTTTAGATAATGGTATATCTCATATTTCGGATAGTTTGCTCAACAATTTTGAAAAGCTTTATCCTAAGTCTGAATTTCTGTATTACATCCATAAACAGATCAAAAAAGTACAGCCACTCACTGTCGGAAACATTGCCCCCAATATTACTGGAATTACTTTTGGTGGAGAGCATTTTTCATTAGATCAATTAAAAGGAAAAGTGGTGTATGTGGATGTTTGGGCAACTTGGTGTGGACCATGTAAAACAGAAATGCCTTTTGCTGAAAAACTACAAGATGAGTTTAAAGGGAATGATGAAGTGGTTTTCTTAAATGTTTCTGTTGATGCTAAGAAAGAAAAATGGGATGAAATGCTAAAAGAAAAGCCAATTGGAGGTGTGAATATCATTATTCCAACAGATGATTTAAGCGCTTTCCTGAAAACTTATTCAGTTTCAGGCATTCCTCGCTATATTTTGATTGATCAGGAAGGCAAGCTTATAGACGCGAATGCACTAAGACCCTCAACCGGAAAAGTAAAAGCAGAGATTGAAAAACTGTTGTAA
- a CDS encoding AraC family transcriptional regulator, with protein MTFNGRFLLNLIEFAATQGALANELIVLSGFSKDVLCDESTKVTSEVYNTVVEKAVFLTKDEYFGLHAGEYLNLSAAGLVGQISQTSATVKQALDFCCEFASLGCRALPMKLEEDHADFKLAFEPDPIWKQESEISTKHTIDGALAFILREFHTLTLQKYYPLKIHFQFKKPANTREYERLFNCPLMYAQTETAIFFSRKHVMEPVVTSSFDLLRVLVKHAYEKLAEIEKENGFYQTVKKAVVNLVKPEFPTIEQVAANLNVSVRTLQRKLSDEGYTFKEIIEMLRKDFALSYIKNRDLSVGEIAYLLSYSDSSTFIRSFKRWTGKTPQAYRTIN; from the coding sequence ATGACATTCAACGGAAGATTTTTGTTAAACCTGATCGAGTTTGCTGCCACGCAAGGCGCATTGGCAAATGAATTGATCGTATTGAGCGGATTTAGTAAAGATGTACTTTGTGACGAAAGTACCAAGGTTACTTCTGAAGTGTATAATACAGTGGTAGAAAAGGCGGTGTTTTTAACCAAAGACGAATATTTTGGCTTGCATGCCGGAGAATACCTCAATCTTTCTGCTGCCGGTTTAGTCGGGCAGATTAGTCAAACTTCTGCTACTGTAAAGCAAGCATTAGATTTCTGTTGCGAATTTGCGAGTTTGGGTTGCAGAGCTTTACCGATGAAATTGGAAGAAGACCATGCAGATTTTAAACTGGCTTTTGAGCCCGATCCGATTTGGAAGCAAGAATCTGAAATTAGCACCAAACATACCATCGATGGTGCATTGGCTTTTATTTTAAGAGAATTCCACACCTTAACACTTCAAAAATATTATCCGTTAAAGATTCATTTTCAGTTTAAAAAACCGGCAAACACCAGAGAGTATGAGCGATTGTTCAATTGTCCACTCATGTATGCTCAAACAGAAACTGCCATATTCTTTAGCCGAAAACATGTGATGGAGCCGGTTGTAACTTCAAGTTTCGATTTGTTGCGGGTGTTGGTGAAACATGCTTACGAGAAACTGGCAGAGATTGAAAAAGAAAATGGTTTCTACCAAACAGTAAAAAAGGCAGTGGTGAATTTGGTAAAACCTGAGTTTCCGACGATTGAACAAGTGGCGGCTAATCTTAATGTAAGTGTGAGAACACTGCAAAGGAAACTCAGTGACGAAGGTTATACATTTAAAGAAATTATTGAAATGTTGAGAAAAGATTTTGCTTTGAGTTACATAAAAAATCGGGATTTGAGTGTTGGAGAAATTGCTTATTTGTTGAGCTATTCTGATAGCAGCACTTTTATCAGATCATTTAAAAGATGGACTGGAAAGACCCCACAAGCTTATAGAACAATAAATTGA
- a CDS encoding phosphotriesterase family protein: MKTLYYLSVAFFVLAACQPQKSDFSIMTVTGEIASIDMGNSLIHEHILVDFIGADSTGYHRWNKQEVMELVLPFLEEVKAQGVKTFVDCTPAHLGRDPILLRMLSDESGLQIITNTGYYGAVNNKYLPEHAYTETADQLAARWIAEWKNGIEDTGVRPGFIKTSVESGSLSALHQKLIRAAAKTHLQTGLTIASHTGLAVPAFEQMAILESEGVSPEAFIWVHAQSEKDLSTHIKAANKGCWISLDGLNENQFDHYIEMLQNLKKEQLLYKVLISHDAGWYSPGEENGGDFKGFTLLYDQFLPKLKQSGFTDAEIRLMTLENPMNAFSKRVREMKTE, translated from the coding sequence TTGAAAACACTTTATTACTTATCCGTAGCATTTTTTGTTTTAGCAGCCTGCCAACCCCAAAAATCTGACTTTTCCATCATGACTGTTACTGGGGAAATTGCCTCCATAGATATGGGAAATTCACTGATTCATGAACACATATTGGTCGATTTTATTGGTGCAGATAGTACTGGTTACCATCGCTGGAACAAGCAAGAGGTGATGGAACTAGTTTTACCTTTTTTAGAAGAAGTAAAGGCACAAGGAGTAAAAACTTTTGTAGACTGTACACCGGCACATCTCGGTAGAGACCCAATTTTATTAAGAATGCTTTCGGATGAAAGTGGTTTGCAAATTATTACCAATACAGGCTATTATGGGGCAGTTAATAATAAGTATTTGCCCGAACATGCTTATACCGAAACTGCTGACCAGTTAGCTGCCAGATGGATTGCTGAGTGGAAAAATGGGATTGAAGATACAGGTGTAAGACCGGGATTTATCAAAACCAGTGTTGAGTCAGGAAGTCTTTCAGCTTTGCATCAAAAACTGATTCGGGCAGCAGCAAAAACACATTTACAAACTGGGCTCACCATCGCTTCGCATACAGGCTTGGCAGTTCCTGCTTTTGAGCAAATGGCAATTTTAGAGAGCGAAGGTGTTTCGCCTGAAGCATTTATTTGGGTGCATGCTCAGAGTGAAAAGGATTTATCTACACATATTAAAGCTGCTAACAAAGGCTGCTGGATCAGCCTCGATGGATTAAATGAAAATCAATTTGACCATTACATTGAGATGTTGCAGAACCTTAAAAAAGAACAGCTTTTATATAAAGTGCTCATTTCGCATGATGCTGGTTGGTATTCTCCGGGAGAAGAAAATGGTGGAGACTTTAAAGGTTTTACCTTGTTATACGATCAGTTTTTACCAAAACTCAAACAATCTGGTTTTACTGATGCAGAAATAAGATTGATGACTTTAGAAAATCCGATGAATGCATTTAGCAAAAGAGTTAGAGAGATGAAAACGGAATAA
- a CDS encoding imm11 family protein, protein MELLPHNFYTMEPTYEAAQWSVGMTVEEASKTQFYEKFGREVRQLWNIEGTINVNLWYKYFDNTKYQNLGYCDLHKWVGDVMHEPPMKGGPTAFYLIMSERVADIFEMYAKTKHRFHEMQISKEDTNEQRKYFLYQTVNTIYQLLDYDLTQFYVTDMRQTEVYADVEQGQINNESEYKAFVEFLRERVRFKNVMPKQLIFKEFYHVFQSIDGRIVIHEELKSHLESLELKGVRFIPYKKCEVFFNLDS, encoded by the coding sequence ATGGAGCTATTACCTCATAATTTCTATACAATGGAGCCTACTTATGAAGCTGCTCAATGGTCAGTAGGAATGACGGTTGAAGAGGCTAGTAAAACCCAATTTTATGAGAAGTTTGGCAGGGAAGTGCGCCAACTTTGGAATATCGAAGGGACTATAAATGTAAATCTTTGGTATAAATACTTCGACAATACAAAATATCAAAATCTGGGATATTGTGATTTACATAAGTGGGTAGGAGATGTAATGCACGAACCTCCGATGAAGGGTGGGCCCACTGCATTTTATTTGATAATGAGCGAAAGAGTGGCAGATATTTTTGAAATGTATGCTAAAACAAAGCATCGTTTTCACGAAATGCAGATCAGCAAAGAAGATACAAATGAGCAACGAAAGTATTTTTTATATCAGACTGTTAACACTATCTACCAACTTCTTGATTATGATTTAACCCAGTTCTATGTAACCGATATGAGACAAACAGAAGTTTATGCTGATGTTGAGCAAGGGCAAATTAACAATGAATCTGAATACAAAGCATTTGTGGAGTTTTTGCGAGAAAGAGTTCGGTTTAAAAATGTTATGCCAAAGCAATTAATCTTTAAAGAATTCTATCATGTTTTTCAAAGTATTGATGGCCGAATTGTGATACATGAAGAATTAAAGTCGCATTTGGAAAGTTTGGAGTTGAAAGGTGTTCGCTTTATTCCTTATAAAAAATGTGAGGTATTTTTTAATCTTGATTCATAA
- a CDS encoding class I SAM-dependent methyltransferase yields MDSKTHNDKIVAQFSKQAKGYTNIVSHSDALDQLIYMSHASKEDTVLDIACGSGIVACAFAKHVASVTGIDITEGMLNEAKNLQDQRNLKNINWQTGDVTALPYADNSFSIVISRFGFHHFLEPAKVLAEMKRVCIADGIVMIVDVTLPDSKIDFYNRMEKLRDNSHVAALSHNQFDLLINESGLRDRTDSSYQMKIELEEQLKASFPEDQQKLKTMILNDIGIDNLGISVSKENWKVYLHYPIKIFVGKK; encoded by the coding sequence ATGGATAGTAAAACACACAATGACAAAATTGTAGCGCAATTTTCTAAACAAGCAAAAGGCTATACGAATATAGTCTCTCATAGCGATGCACTGGATCAGCTCATTTACATGAGCCATGCATCTAAAGAAGATACGGTTCTCGATATAGCCTGTGGTTCTGGTATTGTGGCTTGTGCTTTTGCCAAACATGTCGCTTCTGTCACCGGAATTGATATTACCGAAGGAATGTTGAATGAAGCGAAAAATCTTCAAGATCAGCGCAATCTTAAAAATATCAATTGGCAAACTGGCGACGTAACTGCCCTACCTTATGCGGATAATAGTTTCTCTATCGTAATCTCAAGGTTTGGCTTTCATCATTTTCTTGAACCTGCAAAAGTACTTGCCGAAATGAAGAGAGTTTGCATAGCAGATGGAATTGTAATGATAGTTGATGTTACTTTACCTGATTCTAAAATTGATTTTTACAATCGAATGGAGAAACTTCGAGATAATTCTCATGTGGCTGCGCTTTCTCATAATCAATTCGACTTGCTTATAAATGAATCTGGATTAAGAGATAGAACTGACAGCAGTTATCAAATGAAAATTGAATTGGAAGAACAATTGAAAGCTTCATTTCCAGAAGATCAGCAAAAGCTAAAAACAATGATTTTGAATGATATAGGTATTGATAATTTAGGCATTAGTGTCTCCAAAGAAAATTGGAAAGTGTATTTACACTACCCAATCAAGATTTTTGTAGGCAAAAAATAA
- a CDS encoding SRPBCC domain-containing protein: MQKLETEISIQASAQDVWNVLMNFENYPNWNPFIKSISGEKHVGGKLKVNIQPEGMSEQQFLPNVLKNEENREFRWLGKFLVKGLFDGEHYFKLREEDGKLIFTHGENFSGLLVGILLKMIGAKTKAGFEQMNQALKEKVEKCSVADNSYHA, from the coding sequence ATGCAAAAACTAGAAACAGAAATCAGTATACAGGCAAGTGCACAAGATGTTTGGAATGTTTTAATGAACTTCGAAAACTATCCTAATTGGAATCCATTTATCAAATCTATTTCAGGTGAAAAACATGTTGGTGGCAAGCTTAAAGTGAACATTCAACCAGAAGGAATGAGTGAACAGCAATTCTTGCCAAATGTGTTGAAAAACGAAGAAAACAGAGAGTTTCGCTGGTTGGGTAAGTTCTTAGTGAAAGGTTTATTTGATGGTGAACACTATTTTAAATTGAGAGAAGAAGATGGAAAACTAATCTTCACGCATGGCGAAAATTTCTCTGGCCTATTGGTAGGCATTTTACTCAAAATGATTGGTGCAAAAACCAAAGCAGGGTTTGAACAAATGAACCAAGCTTTAAAAGAAAAAGTAGAAAAATGCAGTGTTGCAGATAACAGTTATCATGCTTAA
- a CDS encoding AraC family transcriptional regulator translates to MDKDYQTDVTVGLGYELNKERPITTYSENLLNAKCAEMHAHPRAQIITCSRGVMEVVTPENIWIVNPMQSVWLPGNTAHQVYFPGNVKVDSIFIDPSKTDALPTATFAFDHSDFFKSLMNKIISFSNTEVHTLPQERVLAVFLDEVATITPTKTYLPTSSDKRVKTVTDALLRDISANYTIEYYAALACVSSRTLSRLFLKHLGISFGDWRIRLKLFEAIRQLSENKSVKEIAFDLGYENTSSFIHTFKKYLGTTPANYFQ, encoded by the coding sequence ATGGATAAAGATTATCAGACAGATGTTACGGTTGGCTTAGGTTATGAGCTGAATAAAGAAAGACCGATCACTACTTATTCAGAAAACTTGCTCAATGCAAAGTGTGCTGAGATGCACGCACATCCACGTGCTCAAATAATTACTTGCAGCCGAGGGGTAATGGAAGTAGTTACTCCTGAAAATATTTGGATAGTGAATCCGATGCAGAGTGTTTGGCTACCCGGAAACACCGCGCATCAGGTATACTTTCCAGGTAATGTGAAAGTAGATTCCATTTTTATTGATCCATCAAAAACTGATGCGCTACCAACTGCGACTTTTGCATTTGATCATTCAGATTTTTTTAAAAGTTTGATGAATAAAATCATCTCTTTTTCGAATACAGAAGTGCACACTTTACCTCAAGAAAGAGTTTTAGCAGTATTTTTAGATGAAGTTGCTACGATTACACCCACTAAAACCTATTTGCCGACGAGTAGCGATAAGAGGGTTAAAACAGTTACAGATGCTTTACTTAGAGATATTTCGGCTAACTACACAATTGAATATTATGCAGCATTGGCTTGTGTGAGTTCAAGAACTCTATCTCGATTATTCTTAAAACATTTGGGTATCTCTTTTGGCGATTGGCGCATTCGATTAAAACTATTTGAAGCCATTAGACAACTAAGCGAGAACAAATCTGTAAAAGAGATCGCATTCGATTTGGGCTACGAAAACACCAGTTCATTTATCCATACTTTTAAAAAATATTTGGGGACTACGCCTGCAAATTACTTTCAATAA
- a CDS encoding OmpA family protein produces MPLRLSAFFVCLSTYLFSNFCLAQNLVLNPSFEETVPDTINEITHLHGVKGWRAPDSHRTIYLNPTFCKEKPELCFGFNKARTGNACAGLMIFSRTSRTATYSMLQGFLSKPLQKGKIYQVEFYLKLADSSSIYMKKFDVSLSPSTAKKYTLPISASPKPWITKLRGSFLKDKENWLHVNFQYIALGGEKFITFGCTGRTNSINNVEYDLADQDFWKKNNIINPNLRTAKYRLEAFYFIDDVSVTETSLTEENGRFSSIYFNSNSISISESDLQRLENLVKLRLSNILNFKISIEGFADKQGEEKDNAALSENRAKVVADYLIQNGVSPERIKIQGFGETQAAQQNSDNDRRVDVFLNLQ; encoded by the coding sequence ATGCCCCTTAGACTATCAGCATTTTTTGTGTGCTTATCGACCTATCTTTTTAGTAATTTTTGCCTTGCACAAAACTTAGTACTTAATCCTAGTTTTGAAGAAACAGTACCAGATACGATCAATGAAATCACACATTTACATGGAGTAAAAGGATGGCGAGCTCCAGATAGCCATAGAACAATTTATCTTAATCCAACATTTTGTAAAGAAAAGCCCGAATTATGTTTTGGTTTTAATAAAGCCAGAACTGGTAATGCGTGTGCCGGATTAATGATATTTTCTAGAACAAGTAGAACGGCGACATATTCAATGTTGCAAGGATTTCTCAGTAAACCATTGCAGAAAGGGAAAATCTACCAAGTTGAATTTTACTTGAAATTGGCTGATTCATCCAGTATTTATATGAAGAAATTTGATGTTTCGCTAAGTCCATCTACAGCTAAAAAATATACTTTGCCCATAAGCGCTTCTCCTAAACCTTGGATTACCAAATTAAGGGGTAGTTTTCTGAAAGATAAAGAAAACTGGTTACATGTAAATTTCCAGTATATAGCTTTGGGAGGTGAAAAATTTATTACTTTCGGTTGCACTGGTAGAACAAATAGTATTAATAATGTTGAATATGATCTTGCAGATCAAGACTTCTGGAAAAAAAATAACATAATCAATCCTAATTTAAGAACAGCCAAGTATCGCTTGGAGGCGTTTTATTTTATAGATGATGTGTCTGTTACCGAAACCTCGCTCACAGAAGAAAATGGAAGGTTTAGCAGTATCTATTTTAATAGCAATAGCATAAGCATTTCCGAATCAGATTTACAGCGATTGGAGAACTTGGTTAAGTTGAGACTCTCCAACATTCTTAATTTTAAAATCAGCATAGAAGGTTTTGCCGATAAGCAAGGTGAAGAAAAAGACAATGCTGCACTTTCTGAAAACCGAGCGAAAGTAGTAGCCGATTATCTTATTCAAAATGGTGTTTCACCAGAGCGCATCAAAATACAAGGATTTGGTGAAACCCAAGCAGCGCAGCAAAATAGCGATAACGACCGACGTGTAGATGTTTTTTTAAACTTACAATGA
- a CDS encoding sugar transferase, producing MPQKEVTLVNSTYQNTSISTDFNPQQEEDFVNKLIKSYLYLNSPLKRYLDIFGATIGLIFLFPLFLLACLLVTIIDKVPFLFKQERYGYNGQTFTMYKLRTLKVIEKRDMVDHTRIQKKPQYSTTKTGKFWRISSIDEIIQFWLVLKGDMSLIGHRPIPVYYLPHLHKIENYNHAKVDEYLRCISLYKPGMSSLSSVNGRGDLSMQEKFSYDFYYAQNASFSLDLKLLILTIVAVITGKGAK from the coding sequence ATGCCTCAAAAAGAAGTTACACTAGTAAATTCAACATATCAAAATACATCTATTTCTACAGATTTTAATCCACAACAAGAAGAAGATTTTGTTAATAAACTGATTAAAAGTTATCTATACCTCAATAGTCCGCTCAAGCGATATTTAGATATTTTCGGTGCCACAATTGGTCTTATATTTCTTTTCCCACTATTCTTATTGGCATGCCTACTTGTAACTATTATTGATAAAGTACCATTTCTTTTTAAACAAGAAAGATACGGTTACAATGGCCAAACATTTACCATGTACAAGTTGAGAACACTAAAAGTAATTGAAAAAAGAGACATGGTAGATCACACCAGAATTCAGAAAAAACCTCAATACTCAACCACAAAAACTGGTAAGTTTTGGCGAATCTCCAGCATAGATGAAATTATTCAATTCTGGTTAGTTCTTAAAGGCGATATGAGTTTAATCGGGCACAGACCAATACCTGTTTATTATCTACCACATTTACACAAAATAGAAAACTACAACCACGCAAAAGTAGATGAATACCTAAGATGTATAAGTTTATACAAACCGGGAATGAGCAGTTTGTCTTCGGTAAATGGTAGAGGAGATTTGAGCATGCAAGAGAAGTTTAGCTATGATTTTTACTATGCACAAAATGCCAGTTTTAGCTTAGACTTAAAACTTTTAATATTAACCATAGTCGCAGTAATTACTGGCAAAGGAGCTAAATAA